One window from the genome of Parasteatoda tepidariorum isolate YZ-2023 chromosome 8, CAS_Ptep_4.0, whole genome shotgun sequence encodes:
- the LOC110282200 gene encoding uncharacterized protein codes for MTELSMMDIDKLEKDIGDSQETTLNLRRKVFQCEKSRKSSSDVLSSDKQVNFFTKLKSIVLFRALLQWLTTGWKPAVKTKLSSESQLLIVFMKLRLGLLNQDLAYRFGVGSATVSRIFREWVEKMSVSLSSCIAWPSHGPKVMPQCFRHKFFQNVVCVIDCSDIFIDTPRNLDARSQTYSNYKHHNTVKFLIACSPDGGIIFLSKLYGGRHSDKEITIDSGFLNLVKSGDKILADRGFRIEEVVGLKGARIVVPAFTTGKSQLSGREVSHSRIISKARVHIERCIRRIKSYRILKSTWPPTYLTEMSAGKSLGYHILTTLGGLCNIAKPSLINFELA; via the coding sequence ATGACCGAATTATCCATGATGGATATTGACAAGTTAGAAAAAGATATAGGTGACAGTCAAGAAACAACCCTCAACTTAAGAAGGAAGGTTTTTCAGTGTGAAAAGTCGAGAAAATCTTCCTCAGATGTTTTAAGCTCTGACAAACAGGTGAACTTTTTCACGAAACtaaaaagcattgttttatTTCGTGCTCTATTGCAGTGGTTGACCACTGGGTGGAAACCAGCCGTAAAGACAAAGCTTTCTTCCGAGTCTCAGTTGCTCATCGTCTTCATGAAACTAAGGCTTGGTCTTTTAAACCAAGATCTTGCTTATAGGTTTGGAGTTGGTTCTGCAACTGTGAGCCGAATATTTAGAGAGTGGGTAGAAAAGATGTCTGTCTCTCTATCTTCTTGCATTGCCTGGCCATCTCACGGGCCTAAAGTCATGCCTCAATGTTTtcgacataaattttttcaaaatgttgtttGTGTCATCGACTGTTCTGATATCTTCATTGACACTCCTCGTAATTTAGATGCTCGGAGTCAGACCTACTCCAATTACAAGCATCATAATACcgttaaatttttgattgcttGTAGCCCTGATGGCGgcataatatttttgtcaaaattgtaTGGAGGAAGACACTCTGACAAAGAAATAACAATTGACTCTGGCTTCTTGAATTTGGTTAAAAGTGGGGACAAGATACTAGCCGACAGAGGGTTCAGAATTGAGGAAGTTGTTGGTTTGAAGGGTGCTAGAATTGTTGTCCCTGCTTTTACCACAGGCAAAAGTCAGTTGTCTGGTCGTGAGGTTTCTCATTCAAGGATTATTTCTAAAGCTAGAGTTCACATTGAGCGATGTATTCGCAGAATAAAATCATATAGAATTTTGAAGTCAACATGGCCTCCCACTTATTTAACAGAAATGAGTGCAGGAAAATCTTTGGGCTATCATATTTTGACAACTCTAGGCGGTTTATGCAATATAGCAAAGCCGTCCTTGATTAACTTTGAACTTgcttaa
- the LOC139426135 gene encoding uncharacterized protein yields the protein MGRTKDIPDTTKTAIVTLRNEGISQQMIAKKVNCSRRTVSKILKDYSTNQSFKNNCLNSGRKRITTLRQDRMLKRVVTKNRFKSLRFISRKWREQGVDASTSTTLRRLHELDFQSRLPKKKPLLTRQQKRARVRWCKDRLQWGIQDWNNVLFSDESMFCVSHGHQGVRVWCCKQEAFTTDILNHCENYSNL from the coding sequence ATGGGTCGAACAAAAGACATACCGGACACTACCAAGACAGCGATTGTGACTCTACGCAATGAGGGAATTAGTCAACAAATGATTGCCAAAAAAGTGAATTGCTCTCGAAGAactgtaagtaaaattttaaaagattattctacaaatcaaagttttaaaaataattgcttaaatagTGGTCGTAAACGAATAACCACACTGAGACAAGACAGAATGCTGAAACGTGTCGTCACTAAAAATCGCTTCAAGAGCTTGAGATTCATAAGTAGAAAGTGGAGAGAACAAGGAGTGGATGCCTCAACATCTACCACACTACGACGACTCCACGAACTTGATTTTCAATCACGTTTGCCCAAGAAAAAGCCGCTACTTACACGCCAGCAAAAACGAGCCAGAGTGAGGTGGTGCAAAGACAGATTGCAATGGGGTATTCAGGACTGGAATAACGTACTTTTTAGCGATGAATCGATGTTTTGCGTTTCCCACGGTCATCAGGGTGTCCGTGTTTGGTGTTGCAAGCAGGAAGCTTTTACCACAGATATTTTGAACCACtgtgaaaattattctaatctttag